Proteins encoded by one window of Cloeon dipterum chromosome 4, ieCloDipt1.1, whole genome shotgun sequence:
- the LOC135942863 gene encoding phospholipid phosphatase 3-like isoform X2, which yields MGKKQPRRRHVPFASWTKGFFVLLLLLVIETGWLPGAKTGFFCQDSSIAHKFTGDTISLNVLLGVAFVAPVIAVFSIESGCGLCSGAPDEGPRLLRIWRHTWVWYREYLLGLGMVILATELAKIMVSEPRPHFLHTCKPDAMANGLEHCKLLAADTQGYIEEFNCTNTEVSDYRLRDSIKSFPSGHASVSVFTAYFLICFLQRRLAGLPRKSPSQFLKPWLQCVCMTWALLCALSRVNDHRHHAHDVIAGSILGAIFGMITARFFCGDFWPGQCAVRLNQDAGSEGASSGSTAVGSLDERNSNGLKTQHQHPSVRRLLSSTSSYSGSVSADELREVR from the exons ATGGGCAAGAAGCAGCCGCGCCGCCGGCACGTGCCGTTCGCCTCCTGGACCAAGGGCTTCTTCG tgctgctgctgctgctggtgatCGAGACGGGATGGCTGCCCGGCGCCAAGACGGGATTCTTCTGCCAGGACAGCAGCATCGCGCACAAATTCACCGGCGACACCATCTCGCTCAATGTCCTGCTCGGCGTCGCCTTCGTCGCGCCGGTCATCgcg gTTTTCTCGATTGAGTCTGGTTGCGGCCTGTGCTCCGGGGCGCCGGACGAGGGGCCGCGGCTGCTGCGCATCTGGCGGCACACGTGGGTGTGGTACCGCGAGTACCTGCTCGGCCTCGGCATGGTCATCCTGGCCACCGAGCTGGCCAAAATCATGGTCAGCGAGCCGCGGCCGCACTTTCTGCACACCTGCAAGCCGGACGCCATGGCTAACGGCCTCGAGCACTGCAAACTCCTCGCCGCCGACACGCAAGG gTACATAGAAGAATTCAACTGCACCAACACAGAAGTGAGCGACTACAGGTTGCGCGACTCGATCAAGTCTTTCCCGTCGGGCCACGCGTCCGTCTCGGTGTTCACCGCCTACTTCCTCATT TGTTTCCTTCAACGGCGGTTGGCTGGATTGCCGAGGAAGAGTCCGTCGCAGTTCTTGAAGCCGTGGCTGCAGTGCGTCTGCATGACGTGGGCCCTGCTGTGCGCCCTCTCCAGGGTCAATGACCACCGACACCACGCACACGACGTCATCGCTGGCTCCATCTTGGGCGCCATCTTCGGAATGATAACC GCTCGTTTCTTCTGCGGCGACTTTTGGCCGGGCCAGTGCGCGGTGCGGCTGAACCAGGACGCGGGGAGCGAGGGGGCGTCGTCGGGCAGCACTGCGGTCGGCTCGCTGGACGAACGCAACAGCAACGGACTGAAGACGCAGCACCAACACCCGTCGGTGCGGCGGCTGCTGTCGTCCACGTCGTCCTACTCGGGCTCCGTCAGCGCCGACGAGCTGCGCGAAGTCAGATGA